One part of the Methylobacterium terrae genome encodes these proteins:
- a CDS encoding TetR/AcrR family transcriptional regulator produces the protein MAIAGRRQRRKEERPGEIVEAAFEEFARSGFAATKLDDVAARAGITKGTIYLYFPSKEDLFLATVREMNRPSQENLAALTAAPQGSAMAILRSHFAFVYEQMVEDRRAREILRMLMAEVSRFPDLADRWRAEVIGPAVENLRRVVRYGIERGEFRASAAEDYPHLLFAPVIMACTWRLMFGDDHALDGAAYLAGHLDLMERGLARGPGSDAPPG, from the coding sequence ATGGCCATTGCGGGACGGCGCCAGCGGCGCAAGGAGGAGCGGCCGGGCGAGATCGTGGAGGCGGCGTTCGAGGAATTCGCCCGCTCGGGCTTCGCCGCGACCAAGCTCGACGACGTGGCGGCCCGGGCCGGCATCACCAAGGGCACGATCTACCTGTACTTCCCGAGCAAGGAGGACCTGTTCCTCGCGACCGTGCGGGAGATGAACCGGCCCTCGCAGGAGAACCTCGCCGCGCTCACCGCCGCGCCGCAGGGCTCGGCGATGGCGATCCTGCGCAGCCACTTCGCCTTCGTGTACGAGCAGATGGTCGAGGACCGGCGCGCCCGCGAGATCCTCCGGATGCTGATGGCCGAGGTGAGCCGCTTCCCCGACCTCGCCGACCGCTGGCGCGCCGAGGTGATCGGCCCGGCGGTCGAGAACTTGCGCCGCGTGGTGCGCTACGGGATCGAGCGGGGCGAGTTCCGCGCGTCCGCGGCGGAGGATTACCCCCACCTGCTGTTCGCGCCCGTCATCATGGCCTGCACCTGGCGGCTGATGTTCGGCGACGACCACGCCCTCGACGGCGCGGCCTACCTCGCGGGGCACCTCGACCTGATGGAGCGGGGGCTGGCGCGGGGGCCAGGCAGCGATGCGCCTCCCGGCTGA
- a CDS encoding efflux RND transporter periplasmic adaptor subunit: MRPSPIPRGAALIALVLAAASPARADAPAVPADDQVRSAGPKVEAPKGEASKGAAPETAVRDPALAEVRVVTAALAPVSAQVVLTGDIQAKFLSNIAFRVSGKIQERLVEVGEHVTADQVLARLEPQEQQVNVDTAQAALASAEALLTQAKVSFERQQSLMRSGYTTRTAYDQAEQTLRTTQASVESAKAALGNAREQFSYTELKTGVAGMITARNAEAGQVVQSGQTVFTLAQDGPRDAVFIVSETLLAEPPEGKTIDIILLSDPRVRTTGTVREISPAVDPASGGVRVKIGLTRVPPEMSLGAAVAGLGRFRARQAVSLPWSALFRWQDRPAVWVLDPASDTVAPKTVAIDRYAGSAIVLASGVAPGERVVTAGIQLLRPGQRVTVVGEDAR; encoded by the coding sequence ATGAGACCCAGCCCGATCCCGCGGGGCGCCGCCCTGATCGCCCTCGTCCTGGCGGCCGCGAGCCCGGCCCGCGCCGACGCGCCCGCCGTCCCGGCCGACGACCAGGTCAGGAGTGCGGGTCCGAAGGTCGAAGCACCGAAGGGCGAGGCGTCCAAGGGCGCGGCACCGGAGACGGCCGTCCGCGACCCCGCCCTGGCCGAGGTCCGGGTGGTCACCGCCGCGCTCGCGCCGGTCTCGGCCCAGGTCGTGCTGACCGGCGACATCCAGGCGAAGTTCCTGAGCAACATCGCGTTCCGGGTCAGCGGCAAGATCCAGGAGCGCCTGGTCGAGGTCGGCGAGCACGTCACCGCCGACCAGGTGCTGGCCCGGCTCGAGCCGCAGGAGCAGCAGGTCAACGTCGACACCGCGCAGGCCGCGCTCGCCTCGGCCGAGGCCCTGCTGACCCAGGCCAAGGTCAGCTTCGAGCGCCAGCAATCCCTGATGCGCAGCGGCTACACCACCCGCACCGCCTACGACCAGGCCGAGCAGACCCTGCGCACCACCCAGGCCTCGGTCGAATCCGCCAAGGCGGCTCTGGGCAATGCCCGCGAGCAATTCTCCTACACCGAGCTGAAGACCGGGGTCGCCGGCATGATCACGGCGCGCAACGCCGAGGCCGGCCAGGTGGTGCAGTCCGGCCAGACCGTGTTCACCCTGGCCCAGGACGGGCCGCGCGACGCGGTGTTCATCGTCTCCGAGACGCTGCTCGCCGAGCCGCCGGAGGGCAAGACGATCGACATCATCCTCCTGTCCGATCCGCGGGTGCGCACCACCGGCACCGTCCGGGAGATCTCGCCGGCGGTCGATCCGGCCTCCGGCGGCGTCCGGGTGAAGATCGGGCTGACCCGGGTGCCGCCGGAGATGTCCCTCGGCGCCGCGGTGGCGGGCCTCGGCCGCTTCCGCGCCCGGCAGGCGGTGAGCCTGCCGTGGAGCGCGCTGTTTCGCTGGCAGGACCGGCCGGCGGTCTGGGTGCTCGATCCGGCGAGCGACACCGTCGCGCCGAAGACCGTCGCGATCGACCGCTACGCCGGCTCGGCCATCGTGCTGGCGAGCGGCGTCGCGCCGGGCGAGCGGGTGGTCACCGCCGGCATCCAGCTGCTGCGCCCCGGCCAGAGGGTGACGGTCGTCGGGGAGGACGCGCGATGA
- a CDS encoding efflux RND transporter periplasmic adaptor subunit, which translates to MRHVPALVVLLAVAGCQEKKAEAPPPVRPVLTTTVEVRTAETFGPFAGTVEPRYQTQAGFRVPGRMVARDVYVGDLVPKGARLAALDPTVLQFAVTRARADVTDAEAQLANASAVESRQRTLFEGGNVTQAALDSAVASRDTAAARLAQGRAALQKATDELGYATLKADVDGVVTAWNAEIGQVVSAGQAVVTLARPDIREAVVDIPDGLMAGIRAGTEFAVTLQAAPAITAKGRVREIGPLADPATRTRRVRMTLVDPPEAFRLGTTVTVALERPTPPRITLPATALLRAENRTSVWVVAPDGKSVSRRDVVLVASGDPASPDDATVTLSDGVSAGETVVVAGVHSLKDGQAVRLRSSGL; encoded by the coding sequence ATGAGGCACGTCCCCGCCCTCGTCGTCCTCCTCGCCGTCGCCGGCTGCCAGGAGAAGAAGGCCGAGGCGCCGCCGCCGGTGCGTCCGGTCCTCACCACCACCGTCGAGGTCCGCACCGCCGAGACCTTCGGCCCCTTCGCCGGCACGGTCGAGCCGCGCTACCAGACGCAAGCGGGTTTTCGGGTGCCGGGCCGGATGGTCGCCCGCGACGTCTATGTCGGCGACCTCGTGCCGAAGGGCGCGCGGCTCGCCGCCCTCGATCCGACCGTGCTGCAATTCGCCGTCACCCGGGCGCGAGCCGACGTGACGGATGCCGAGGCGCAGCTCGCCAATGCCAGCGCCGTCGAGTCGCGCCAGCGCACCCTGTTCGAGGGCGGCAACGTCACGCAGGCCGCCCTCGACAGCGCGGTGGCGAGCCGCGACACCGCGGCGGCGCGCCTCGCGCAAGGCAGGGCGGCCCTGCAGAAGGCGACCGACGAGCTCGGCTACGCCACCCTCAAGGCCGACGTCGACGGGGTGGTGACGGCCTGGAACGCCGAGATCGGCCAGGTGGTGAGCGCGGGCCAGGCGGTGGTGACGCTCGCCCGCCCCGACATCCGCGAGGCGGTGGTCGACATCCCGGACGGGCTGATGGCCGGCATCCGGGCCGGCACCGAGTTCGCCGTGACGCTGCAGGCCGCTCCCGCCATCACCGCCAAGGGGCGGGTGCGCGAGATCGGGCCGCTGGCCGACCCGGCGACCCGCACGCGCCGGGTCCGCATGACCCTCGTCGATCCGCCGGAGGCCTTCCGCCTCGGCACCACCGTCACGGTGGCGCTCGAGCGCCCGACCCCACCGCGCATCACCCTGCCGGCCACCGCCCTGCTGCGGGCGGAGAACCGCACCAGCGTCTGGGTGGTCGCGCCCGACGGCAAGTCGGTCTCGCGCCGCGACGTCGTGCTCGTGGCGAGCGGCGACCCCGCTTCCCCCGACGACGCCACGGTGACCCTGAGCGACGGCGTGAGCGCCGGCGAGACCGTGGTGGTGGCGGGCGTCCACAGCCTCAAGGACGGCCAGGCGGTGCGCCTTCGCTCCTCCGGCCTCTGA